The Methanomicrobiales archaeon genome has a segment encoding these proteins:
- the thiC gene encoding phosphomethylpyrimidine synthase ThiC, producing the protein MTAQLEQAKRGRMTPQIEAVARAEGIDPGTLLSRVASAEAVVMCRGGRAVGIGRGLGTKVNVNIGTSPSRIDPDEEVRKAVIAERYGADTITDLSTGGDIEAIRQRVFQATTVPITTVPIYQTAAQKGIGSMTADDILATIAAHAREGVSSVVLHCAGRDLMDVVRRWERIMGVVSKGGAITLAYMRRNRCENPFLEHFDEVLRILRRYDVVLSLGNSMRSGCIHDVRDAAQAGEMQLNARLAREAYERDVQTIIEGVGGHVRADRIAPYVKQYKDHSPAPLFVAGPLPTDVAVGHDHIAGCVGASIASGAGADYLCYITPSEHIGLPGPEEVKEGLIAFRIAAHIGDTIKYGRDDPDRDLAERRARLDWKGQAEYAIDREALVRAAPGAGPCTMCGDFCALKLMREP; encoded by the coding sequence ATGACAGCGCAGCTCGAACAGGCGAAGCGCGGGAGAATGACGCCGCAGATCGAGGCGGTTGCACGGGCGGAAGGGATCGACCCGGGCACGCTCCTCTCCCGCGTTGCATCCGCAGAAGCCGTCGTCATGTGCAGGGGCGGGAGAGCGGTCGGCATCGGAAGGGGGCTGGGAACCAAGGTGAACGTCAACATCGGGACGTCGCCCTCCCGCATCGATCCCGATGAGGAGGTGAGAAAGGCCGTCATCGCCGAACGGTATGGCGCGGATACGATCACGGACCTCTCCACGGGAGGGGACATCGAGGCCATCCGCCAGCGGGTATTCCAGGCCACCACCGTTCCCATCACCACGGTGCCGATCTACCAGACGGCAGCGCAGAAAGGCATCGGCAGCATGACGGCGGACGACATCCTGGCCACGATAGCGGCTCACGCGAGAGAAGGGGTTTCATCGGTCGTCCTCCACTGCGCCGGCAGGGACCTGATGGACGTCGTGAGACGGTGGGAGAGGATCATGGGGGTCGTCTCGAAGGGGGGTGCGATCACCCTGGCATACATGCGCCGCAACCGCTGCGAGAACCCGTTTCTGGAGCACTTCGACGAGGTCCTGCGGATCCTGCGAAGATACGATGTCGTCCTCTCGCTGGGGAACAGCATGCGGAGCGGGTGCATCCACGACGTCCGGGATGCAGCGCAGGCGGGGGAGATGCAGTTGAATGCCCGGCTGGCGCGGGAGGCGTACGAACGGGATGTGCAGACGATCATAGAGGGCGTCGGCGGGCACGTGCGGGCTGACAGGATCGCACCCTACGTGAAGCAGTACAAAGACCATTCCCCGGCACCGCTGTTCGTCGCGGGACCTCTGCCCACGGATGTCGCCGTCGGGCACGACCACATCGCCGGCTGCGTCGGCGCGAGCATCGCCAGCGGCGCCGGCGCCGACTACCTCTGCTACATCACGCCCTCGGAGCACATCGGGCTCCCCGGTCCGGAGGAGGTGAAAGAGGGTCTCATCGCGTTCAGGATTGCGGCGCACATCGGGGATACGATCAAGTACGGCCGGGACGATCCCGACAGGGACCTCGCCGAGAGACGCGCAAGGCTCGACTGGAAGGGGCAGGCGGAGTATGCCATCGACCGAGAGGCGCTCGTGCGTGCCGCACCCGGTGCAGGACCCTGCACCATGTGCGGGGATTTCTGCGCCCTGAAACTGATGCGGGAGCCCTGA
- a CDS encoding methyltransferase domain-containing protein, producing MHRIIDWNELWKAVHASSPWREEKERDPAAVWDRRAAAYQRVTRDEKRATEQELFLLDIRPGDTVLDMGAGTGRLAVPVARTAAHVTALDPSGGMLAILKERMAEAGRSNYSCVRMRWEDAVIGRDIEPHDVVIAAFSLGFYDLGAALQKLDAAARRAVYLFWHAGEWRGGREMELYSAVFGEEGARRKGYPDYIYAVNILHDAGIFANVRIYRAIWDAVYDSVDEAVQSWVAMHSPGLEDLSPVYDYFARTLRRNEDGKFVETTVRPTAAVWWEKEQGSPDTRG from the coding sequence CGGGAGGAGAAGGAGCGCGACCCTGCCGCCGTCTGGGACAGACGCGCCGCCGCCTACCAGCGGGTCACCCGCGACGAGAAGCGGGCGACGGAGCAGGAACTCTTCCTTCTGGACATCCGCCCGGGCGACACCGTGCTCGACATGGGCGCGGGCACGGGGAGGCTTGCCGTGCCCGTCGCCCGCACCGCTGCCCACGTGACCGCCCTGGACCCGTCGGGCGGCATGCTCGCCATCCTGAAGGAACGCATGGCGGAGGCGGGGCGGAGCAACTACTCCTGCGTGCGGATGCGCTGGGAGGATGCCGTGATCGGGCGGGACATCGAGCCCCACGACGTGGTCATCGCCGCGTTCTCGCTCGGGTTCTACGATCTCGGCGCCGCCCTGCAGAAGCTCGACGCCGCCGCCCGCCGCGCGGTCTATCTCTTCTGGCACGCCGGGGAGTGGCGGGGCGGACGGGAGATGGAGCTCTATTCGGCGGTGTTCGGAGAGGAGGGGGCCCGGCGGAAGGGATACCCGGACTACATCTACGCCGTCAACATCCTGCACGACGCCGGCATCTTCGCGAACGTGCGGATCTACCGTGCGATCTGGGATGCGGTCTACGACTCCGTCGACGAGGCGGTGCAGTCCTGGGTGGCGATGCACAGTCCCGGGCTCGAGGATCTCTCTCCGGTCTACGACTACTTCGCCCGGACGCTGCGGCGGAACGAGGACGGTAAATTCGTCGAGACGACGGTCCGCCCGACGGCGGCGGTCTGGTGGGAGAAGGAGCAGGGCAGTCCCGATACCCGGGGATGA